Below is a window of Bacillota bacterium DNA.
CCGGCTGTAAAGGTGAGGGTAAACATGGAGATAATACCGATTTTGGGCGTAGCCATAGCTTCCACTTTACTTATTTTGATTGTACGCCAGGAACAGCCGGAGTTGGCCCTACTCTTAAGTCTGACAGTAGGAGCACTGATTTTTTTGTTTGCTGTTAC
It encodes the following:
- a CDS encoding stage III sporulation protein AD, with protein sequence MEIIPILGVAIASTLLILIVRQEQPELALLLSLTVGALIFLFAVT